One Bacteroidetes bacterium SB0662_bin_6 DNA window includes the following coding sequences:
- a CDS encoding DUF445 family protein, whose protein sequence is MLIEYIRRHLPALPAPDRTEFEPARQERGRMLSLVLLLLRSVPPLLLAAFVFSFWWDVPVGDRTYFGITYRFENLLRIISVSGLIGYLTNWLAITMLFHPRRRRPLLGQGLIPAQRERVIYRLAKTVSEELINEEIIKEKIEASGLLRKYRETAFLVTRNIVEDPEFRHELKTFVSRYVNEALSSPEVRDQIVTFMEDKLRLLAGRGVAGLALRSWRFWNQDDFRRRLEEIVKEIPASMDTILDELDPVLDQLPDKIEARAEDIENWSARIVLGFIERLDVYGIVVSNMQKYNEDKLEALILNASNEQLRYIKYLGGVLGTAGGLVIWEPFTTLILFVAGGGSIYALDSLLLSRSRARARRRAGKRLDGNAPNRPGQDGTNGDLPA, encoded by the coding sequence ATGCTGATTGAATACATCCGGCGCCACCTGCCCGCTCTTCCTGCGCCAGATCGCACGGAATTCGAACCCGCACGCCAGGAACGAGGCCGTATGCTGTCGCTTGTACTGCTTCTGCTGCGCAGCGTACCGCCGTTGCTCCTCGCTGCGTTCGTCTTCAGTTTCTGGTGGGATGTGCCGGTTGGCGACCGCACGTACTTCGGCATAACGTACCGCTTCGAAAACCTCCTCCGCATCATCTCCGTGAGCGGGTTGATCGGGTACCTCACGAACTGGCTGGCCATCACCATGCTGTTCCACCCGAGGCGGAGGCGCCCCCTGCTGGGACAAGGTCTCATTCCTGCGCAACGGGAACGCGTGATATACCGGCTGGCGAAGACCGTCTCCGAAGAACTCATCAACGAAGAAATTATCAAGGAAAAGATCGAGGCGTCGGGACTCCTCCGGAAATACCGGGAAACGGCCTTCCTGGTCACGCGCAACATCGTCGAGGACCCTGAGTTCCGGCACGAACTGAAGACATTTGTATCCCGCTACGTCAACGAGGCGCTCTCCTCACCGGAAGTACGCGATCAGATCGTAACCTTCATGGAAGACAAACTCCGGCTCCTGGCCGGCAGAGGCGTGGCGGGCCTTGCGCTGCGCAGCTGGCGTTTCTGGAATCAGGACGATTTCCGGCGGCGGCTGGAAGAAATAGTCAAGGAAATTCCTGCCTCGATGGATACGATCCTGGACGAACTGGACCCCGTACTTGATCAACTGCCGGACAAAATCGAGGCCCGTGCCGAAGACATCGAGAACTGGTCTGCGCGCATTGTACTCGGGTTTATTGAACGGCTCGACGTCTACGGCATCGTCGTGTCGAACATGCAGAAGTACAATGAAGACAAACTGGAGGCGCTCATTCTGAACGCTTCCAACGAACAACTCCGATACATCAAATATCTCGGGGGCGTGCTCGGCACCGCGGGCGGGCTGGTGATCTGGGAGCCGTTCACAACCCTGATATTGTTCGTGGCCGGAGGAGGCTCCATCTATGCCCTGGACAGCCTGCTACTGAGTCGATCCCGCGCTCGAGCGCGCCGGCGCGCCGGAAAGAGACTCGACGGAAACGCCCCGAACCGTCCGGGGCAGGACGGAACGAACGGGGACCTTCCTGCGTGA
- a CDS encoding sigma-70 family RNA polymerase sigma factor, whose amino-acid sequence MHRTDEALAVAYIEEDDQEAFRQLVERHKERIFGYVMGMVRDRDVANDLFQETFFRAIRAMKKERGSYASQGKWLAWVMRIARNAVFDHMRERKKWTDVETNDAQDGSFWDRLPGTPAPADEQVDLRHRIDIMEQCIERLPGEQREVLLLRHETGMTFREIAELTNVSINTALGRMRYALLNLQKMIRIELGEEADGIRTT is encoded by the coding sequence ATGCATCGTACGGATGAGGCCCTTGCGGTCGCATACATTGAAGAAGACGATCAGGAGGCGTTCCGCCAGTTGGTGGAACGGCATAAGGAGCGCATATTCGGCTATGTGATGGGTATGGTACGTGATCGGGACGTAGCGAACGACCTGTTTCAGGAAACCTTCTTTCGCGCGATCCGCGCGATGAAGAAGGAACGCGGATCGTACGCGTCGCAGGGCAAATGGCTGGCCTGGGTGATGCGCATTGCCCGCAATGCGGTCTTCGACCATATGCGCGAGCGGAAAAAATGGACCGATGTGGAAACGAACGATGCGCAGGACGGCTCCTTTTGGGACCGGTTGCCGGGTACACCGGCGCCTGCTGACGAGCAGGTGGACCTGCGCCACCGGATTGACATTATGGAGCAATGCATCGAACGGTTGCCGGGCGAGCAGCGCGAGGTACTGCTGCTGCGTCACGAAACCGGTATGACGTTCCGGGAGATTGCGGAGCTTACGAATGTATCCATAAATACAGCACTGGGGCGGATGCGTTATGCGCTTCTCAACCTGCAAAAGATGATACGGATAGAACTCGGCGAGGAGGCCGACGGAATACGAACCACCTGA
- a CDS encoding PLDc_N domain-containing protein, translated as MHNPARRPIPLAASAPLALAATLFLAGCGPNLFERAGNFGSLTCFGVIIVILNIIALVELIGSSKSVGNKVGWALVIIFFPVLGCVLYFVFGRS; from the coding sequence ATGCATAACCCCGCGCGCCGCCCGATCCCGCTTGCAGCCTCTGCACCGCTTGCGCTCGCCGCAACCCTTTTCCTTGCCGGATGCGGCCCGAATCTATTCGAACGCGCCGGTAATTTCGGATCACTGACGTGTTTCGGGGTCATCATCGTCATCCTCAACATCATCGCGCTGGTCGAATTGATCGGCAGTTCAAAATCCGTCGGCAACAAGGTGGGATGGGCCCTCGTTATCATTTTCTTCCCGGTGCTGGGCTGTGTGTTGTATTTTGTCTTCGGACGGTCGTAG
- a CDS encoding AAA family ATPase translates to MLFSDSSGPPASSGQPVSNGEAGEAIMGGLNASQQEAVRAAEGPVLVVAGPGSGKTRMLMHRIAYLLATERARPWQILALTFTNKAAREMRDRIDRLAGDASRDLWMGTFHSIFARLMRVEGERIGYARDFSIYDTDDSERILRQLMERFRIDAKQHSPRSVRHILSGAKNRMVSPDQYERSAFGPLQQVAAQLYGPYEQALRTANAMDFDDLLLKPILLFEQCADVLEKYRERWTYLHIDEYQDTNRSQYMLAKLLAGRRRNICVVGDDSQSIYAFRGADIANILSFRRDYPEAVTVRLEQNYRSTGSILRLADSIIEHNRDRLEKKLWTENADGDPIVLMEALSERDEAQKIERAIRSLQARFGYGYEHFSVLYRTNAQSRSIEDALRRGGVPYRIVGGLSFYQRKEVKDILAYLRLLVNPGDLASLRRIINYPTRGIGDRTLGRLMAFAEEHQGTVWEAIEQAESVGLGPQAGRAVVAFREMMRRHMEEVEQGLPAEDIARSVVQETGIVKNLSQDQTPENLMRWENVQELIGAIAEYTAESPGEHTLSTFLQEAALRTDLDEMDSESRVTLMTLHSSKGLEFPVVFVTGLEEGLFPVSMAIGEVAAVEEERRLFYVGVTRAAERLHLSYARTRFRFGSSAPTVRSRFLDEIDGSVVRTEAGEAVRQEAGRFLPDPEVVSGFSGGPSYDRMAPHYYRQNLAAPARKESGRTVVYDQGEGAIIPGCCVNHPHFGEGEVLSVEGRGEKARAVIAFREAGRKKVMLKFAELRLVEH, encoded by the coding sequence ATGCTTTTTTCCGATTCTTCCGGCCCGCCCGCTTCTTCCGGACAACCCGTTTCCAACGGGGAGGCCGGCGAGGCTATTATGGGGGGGCTGAATGCTTCGCAACAGGAAGCGGTGCGGGCGGCCGAGGGGCCTGTGCTTGTCGTGGCCGGCCCGGGTTCCGGCAAGACCCGGATGCTCATGCACCGGATTGCGTATTTGCTTGCGACGGAACGCGCCAGACCCTGGCAGATTCTTGCGCTGACGTTCACGAATAAAGCGGCCCGCGAAATGCGCGACCGCATCGATCGGCTTGCGGGCGACGCTTCCCGCGATCTGTGGATGGGCACGTTTCATTCGATCTTTGCCCGTCTCATGCGTGTGGAAGGGGAGCGGATCGGTTATGCGCGGGATTTCAGCATTTATGACACGGATGATTCGGAGCGGATTCTGCGCCAGTTGATGGAGCGTTTTCGGATAGACGCGAAGCAGCATAGCCCCCGCAGCGTCCGGCATATCCTGTCCGGTGCGAAGAATCGAATGGTGTCCCCGGATCAATACGAGCGTTCCGCTTTCGGGCCCCTGCAGCAGGTAGCGGCGCAGCTTTACGGCCCCTACGAACAGGCGCTTCGCACCGCGAACGCCATGGATTTCGACGACTTGCTCCTGAAACCGATCCTCCTGTTTGAACAATGTGCGGATGTACTCGAAAAATACCGGGAGCGCTGGACATATCTGCACATCGACGAATATCAGGACACGAATCGTTCCCAGTATATGCTGGCGAAACTGCTTGCCGGGCGGCGCAGGAACATCTGCGTCGTGGGCGACGACTCCCAGAGCATCTACGCTTTTCGAGGCGCCGACATTGCAAACATTCTTTCTTTTCGGCGCGATTATCCGGAAGCCGTTACCGTACGGCTGGAACAGAATTACCGCTCTACGGGAAGCATCCTGCGACTGGCCGATTCCATTATCGAACACAATCGGGACCGCCTTGAAAAGAAGCTGTGGACAGAAAACGCCGACGGGGATCCTATTGTGCTCATGGAGGCGCTGTCGGAGCGGGATGAGGCGCAGAAAATCGAGCGGGCGATCCGGAGCCTGCAGGCCCGGTTCGGATACGGCTACGAGCATTTTTCGGTACTCTACCGGACCAATGCGCAAAGCCGCTCGATCGAGGATGCGCTGCGCCGCGGAGGCGTTCCGTACCGTATCGTAGGCGGGCTGTCTTTCTACCAGAGAAAGGAAGTGAAGGACATTCTTGCTTATCTGCGCCTTCTGGTCAATCCCGGAGACCTGGCGAGTTTGCGCCGCATCATCAATTATCCAACGCGAGGCATCGGGGACAGAACGCTCGGACGGCTCATGGCTTTTGCGGAAGAGCATCAAGGGACGGTCTGGGAGGCGATCGAGCAGGCTGAGTCGGTGGGGCTCGGGCCGCAGGCCGGGCGCGCCGTCGTGGCGTTTCGGGAGATGATGCGCAGGCACATGGAAGAGGTCGAACAGGGCCTGCCGGCGGAGGATATTGCGCGTTCCGTCGTGCAGGAAACAGGCATAGTCAAAAACCTTAGCCAGGACCAGACGCCTGAGAATCTCATGCGGTGGGAAAATGTGCAGGAATTGATCGGGGCTATCGCGGAGTATACTGCGGAAAGCCCCGGGGAGCATACGCTCAGTACATTCCTGCAGGAGGCGGCGCTCCGGACGGATCTCGACGAGATGGACAGCGAGTCGCGCGTAACGCTTATGACGCTGCATTCCTCCAAGGGACTCGAATTTCCCGTAGTGTTCGTTACCGGTCTGGAGGAAGGGCTCTTTCCTGTATCCATGGCCATCGGGGAGGTTGCCGCCGTGGAGGAGGAGCGCCGGCTTTTCTATGTAGGCGTTACGCGCGCGGCGGAACGGTTACACCTTTCTTATGCCCGGACCCGCTTTCGCTTCGGCAGTTCGGCGCCGACGGTACGCAGCCGCTTCCTGGACGAGATCGATGGCAGCGTCGTGCGCACCGAAGCCGGGGAAGCTGTCCGGCAGGAGGCGGGGCGCTTTCTTCCGGATCCTGAAGTGGTTTCCGGCTTCTCCGGAGGTCCGTCGTACGACCGGATGGCGCCGCATTATTACCGGCAGAACCTGGCCGCGCCCGCCCGCAAGGAAAGCGGTCGTACGGTGGTCTACGATCAGGGGGAGGGCGCCATTATCCCGGGGTGCTGTGTGAATCATCCCCATTTCGGCGAAGGAGAGGTGCTTTCCGTGGAAGGCCGCGGCGAGAAAGCAAGGGCTGTTATTGCCTTTCGGGAAGCGGGCCGGAAAAAGGTCATGCTGAAATTCGCTGAATTGCGTCTCGTGGAACATTGA
- the dusB gene encoding tRNA dihydrouridine synthase DusB: protein MRIGSLEFGRYPLFLAPMEDVSDPPFRILCKRYGADLLYTEFISSGGLVYDARDSLQKLDIYEEERPVGIQLFGGDVEQVREAVSVVDRSNPDLIDINFGCPVRKVVCKDGGAGILRNLPKMLQITEAVIEGATRPVTVKTRLGWNDDSIRIIEVARMLEEAGIAALAVHARTRSQMYRGEARWEWLRRIREEGVRDIPLIGNGDATDPVRIRDMFAETGVDAVMIGRGAIGNPWIFRETKSWLETGEKMDPPTWEERLAVVAEHLALKCEWLGERKGVLEMRRHYGGYFKGFRNAGALRTALMEQNTMEDTLETLLNFEERTPYVRVPVRSLASRRKVPVRSVLPRTVRGVSVESLSGAPARSSAGSTQ from the coding sequence ATGCGCATCGGTTCTCTCGAATTCGGCAGGTATCCCCTGTTTCTTGCGCCTATGGAGGATGTGAGCGATCCGCCGTTTCGCATCCTGTGCAAGCGGTACGGGGCGGATTTGCTCTACACCGAGTTTATCTCCAGCGGGGGATTGGTCTACGACGCCAGGGATTCCCTGCAAAAGCTGGATATCTATGAAGAGGAGCGACCGGTCGGCATACAGTTGTTCGGCGGCGATGTCGAACAGGTGCGGGAAGCGGTATCTGTCGTGGACCGGTCCAATCCGGACCTGATCGATATCAATTTCGGATGCCCGGTGCGCAAGGTGGTATGCAAGGACGGCGGGGCCGGGATTCTGCGCAATCTGCCAAAAATGCTGCAGATCACCGAGGCGGTGATCGAGGGCGCCACGCGGCCTGTGACGGTCAAGACGCGCCTGGGCTGGAATGACGACTCTATCCGGATCATAGAAGTGGCGCGCATGCTGGAGGAAGCCGGTATTGCTGCACTGGCGGTGCATGCCCGTACGCGCAGTCAGATGTACCGGGGCGAAGCCCGCTGGGAGTGGCTGCGCCGTATCCGGGAGGAGGGTGTCCGGGACATTCCGCTCATCGGAAACGGAGACGCCACCGATCCGGTCAGAATACGGGATATGTTCGCCGAGACGGGGGTGGATGCCGTGATGATCGGGCGCGGCGCGATCGGCAACCCATGGATTTTCCGGGAAACGAAGTCCTGGCTGGAAACGGGCGAGAAGATGGATCCGCCCACATGGGAGGAGCGTCTCGCCGTGGTAGCCGAGCATCTTGCGTTGAAATGCGAATGGCTGGGCGAGAGGAAGGGAGTGCTTGAGATGCGGCGGCATTACGGAGGCTATTTCAAGGGATTCCGGAATGCAGGCGCGCTGCGTACGGCACTTATGGAGCAGAACACCATGGAGGACACGCTCGAAACGCTTCTGAATTTCGAAGAGCGCACGCCGTATGTCCGGGTGCCTGTCCGGTCCCTTGCGTCACGCAGGAAGGTCCCCGTTCGTTCCGTCCTGCCCCGGACGGTTCGGGGCGTTTCCGTCGAGTCTCTTTCCGGCGCGCCGGCGCGCTCGAGCGCGGGATCGACTCAGTAG
- a CDS encoding alpha/beta hydrolase yields MYTVIEKSLYNVKERGDFRYLDEGPVTERPPIVFLHGMLGNLTNWTDAVQSVAANGYRAIVPFLPVYTLPVGQTSMQGLVEYVHAFLDAMELDFVTLAGNSLGGQLAILYTFSHPQRASALILTGSSGLYEVEMGTGSPRRYDPNFVRERAAITFYEKEQVTEDLVNEMLEVVADRACAIRLIKMARASKNETVRTRLHEIQVPTLLVWGANDAITPPDVAREFEELIPDTELHFIDKCGHAPMLEHPETFNQIMLHFLRERVSTATLAV; encoded by the coding sequence ATGTACACGGTTATAGAGAAATCCCTCTACAACGTTAAGGAGCGGGGCGATTTCCGGTATTTGGACGAAGGGCCCGTGACAGAGCGCCCTCCAATCGTTTTCCTGCATGGCATGTTGGGAAATCTGACGAACTGGACGGACGCCGTCCAGTCCGTAGCGGCTAACGGATATCGCGCCATCGTTCCCTTTCTGCCGGTCTACACCCTTCCTGTGGGGCAGACCAGCATGCAAGGCCTGGTGGAGTACGTGCATGCATTCCTCGACGCGATGGAGCTTGATTTCGTGACGCTTGCGGGCAACTCGCTCGGAGGCCAACTCGCCATCCTGTATACTTTCTCCCACCCCCAGCGTGCAAGTGCACTGATACTCACCGGCTCCTCGGGTTTGTACGAGGTGGAAATGGGTACGGGCAGCCCGCGCCGGTATGATCCGAACTTCGTCCGGGAACGGGCAGCCATCACTTTCTACGAAAAGGAACAGGTGACGGAAGATCTGGTGAACGAGATGCTGGAAGTCGTCGCAGATCGCGCCTGTGCGATCAGACTGATCAAGATGGCAAGGGCGTCGAAAAACGAGACCGTTCGTACCCGTCTTCATGAGATCCAGGTGCCGACGCTGCTCGTGTGGGGGGCGAATGACGCGATTACGCCGCCGGATGTGGCAAGGGAGTTCGAAGAACTCATCCCGGATACCGAGTTGCACTTCATCGACAAGTGCGGTCATGCCCCGATGCTCGAACATCCGGAGACGTTCAACCAAATCATGCTGCATTTTCTTCGGGAGCGCGTGAGCACTGCTACCCTGGCGGTATAA
- a CDS encoding HAD family phosphatase has protein sequence MNPDLSPAPPFAAIVFDMDGVVIDSEPIHDRSHRIIFGLHDLPVPAEAYPSFKGIPERKLFERVVSEFGSDEHDVDTLTVSKEETFLSLMPDMRPIPGVLDFIRLAKSQMRLALTTSATSRYQRFAFDRFDLDRFFEVVVTAEDIHRHKPDPEPYQETAKRLGLAPEMCFVIEDSVNGVRSAYRAGCHVAGITTSFSAGELEEAGAHIVIDTFEELAERLGMGKNGAARTAD, from the coding sequence ATGAACCCGGACCTTTCGCCCGCGCCGCCTTTCGCAGCGATCGTATTCGATATGGACGGCGTGGTCATCGACTCCGAGCCGATACACGACCGGTCGCACCGGATCATTTTCGGCCTGCACGATTTGCCCGTCCCGGCCGAAGCCTATCCCTCCTTCAAGGGCATCCCTGAGCGCAAACTGTTCGAACGGGTCGTGTCCGAGTTCGGATCGGACGAGCACGATGTGGACACGCTCACCGTATCGAAGGAAGAAACCTTCCTGAGTCTCATGCCCGATATGCGCCCCATTCCGGGCGTACTGGATTTTATACGCCTGGCGAAATCGCAAATGCGCCTTGCGTTGACGACTTCCGCAACAAGCAGATACCAGCGCTTCGCCTTCGACCGGTTCGATCTGGATCGCTTTTTCGAGGTCGTCGTCACGGCGGAGGATATACACCGCCACAAACCCGATCCCGAACCGTATCAGGAGACCGCAAAACGTCTCGGTCTGGCGCCGGAGATGTGCTTCGTTATCGAGGACTCGGTGAACGGAGTGCGCTCGGCGTACCGGGCCGGGTGTCATGTAGCGGGAATAACCACATCGTTCTCCGCCGGCGAACTCGAAGAGGCCGGCGCACACATCGTGATTGACACGTTCGAAGAACTGGCGGAGCGTCTCGGCATGGGAAAAAACGGCGCGGCGCGCACCGCCGACTGA
- a CDS encoding extracellular solute-binding protein: protein MKNFHVFRHTLLLFPALAWLVGCSSQDERTRVLVYSPHGKEMLGAYEQLFEARYPDVDIAWIDMGGQDAYDRIRTERQNPQASVWWGGAGMAFDRAAREGLLDPYTPSWAAEAPPHASGAGDTWYGTFLTPEVITYNTRSLALTGEAPPQDWDEMLEEQWHDRVIIRYPLASSTMRTIWGAMILRQPTVEEGYAWLARLDRNVETYTADPTQLYLKLAREEGDVTLWNMPDTYIQAQDNGYPFDYVVPSSGTPVLTDGIALVAGGPNPEIARTFYEFVTSDSALVDQAHRFYRIPVRNTIPDADLPEWMTGVDIQPMEIDWERLAGEGPEWMQYWDENIKGRGAAYLADRGME from the coding sequence ATGAAGAATTTTCACGTTTTTCGGCATACGCTGCTTCTGTTTCCGGCTCTCGCATGGCTTGTCGGGTGTTCTTCCCAGGATGAGCGTACCCGCGTGCTGGTGTATTCGCCGCACGGCAAGGAAATGCTCGGAGCCTATGAGCAGTTGTTCGAGGCCCGCTATCCTGATGTGGATATCGCATGGATAGACATGGGAGGGCAGGATGCGTACGACCGGATCCGGACCGAACGGCAGAATCCGCAGGCAAGCGTCTGGTGGGGCGGCGCCGGGATGGCGTTCGACCGGGCGGCCCGGGAGGGCCTGCTCGATCCGTATACGCCATCCTGGGCCGCGGAAGCGCCTCCGCACGCGTCCGGGGCCGGAGACACATGGTACGGCACCTTTCTGACCCCTGAAGTGATTACGTACAATACCCGTTCTCTTGCACTGACGGGCGAAGCGCCTCCGCAGGACTGGGATGAAATGCTTGAGGAGCAATGGCACGACCGGGTGATCATCCGGTATCCGCTGGCTTCCAGCACCATGCGGACCATTTGGGGAGCGATGATTCTCCGGCAGCCTACCGTAGAGGAAGGGTATGCATGGCTGGCCCGTCTGGACCGCAACGTGGAGACCTATACCGCCGACCCGACACAGCTTTATCTCAAACTGGCCCGCGAGGAAGGCGATGTAACGCTGTGGAATATGCCGGATACGTATATCCAGGCGCAGGACAACGGGTATCCTTTCGACTATGTGGTGCCTTCTTCCGGAACGCCGGTCCTTACGGACGGCATTGCGCTTGTGGCGGGGGGGCCGAACCCGGAGATTGCGCGGACTTTCTATGAGTTCGTCACGTCCGATAGCGCCCTGGTCGATCAGGCGCACCGGTTTTATCGCATCCCGGTCCGGAATACCATCCCGGATGCGGATCTTCCGGAATGGATGACCGGGGTGGATATCCAACCCATGGAGATCGATTGGGAACGTCTTGCCGGGGAAGGCCCTGAATGGATGCAGTACTGGGACGAGAACATCAAGGGGCGCGGCGCTGCGTATCTTGCGGACCGCGGCATGGAGTAA
- a CDS encoding ABC transporter ATP-binding protein: MIRLEHITKQFNNTVVLRDVSLDIPEGETLAVIGRSGSGKSVLIKHAVGLLTPDEGRVLVDGANIHEVSYKELRRIRRKFGVLFQGGALFDSMSAFENIAFPLRTFTGKSDEAIRSRVEECLDMVQLPDIDKKMPSELSGGMQKRVALARAIALEPKYIIYDEPTSGLDPATSNRIDELILSLNEKLRVTSIVITHDMHSVLAIADRVAFIHQARIAWTGTVDDIHRSDHESLLDFVRANEYVIGEQTSASEVSLHP, from the coding sequence ATGATCCGGCTCGAACATATCACCAAGCAGTTCAACAATACCGTCGTGCTTCGCGACGTTTCCCTCGACATTCCCGAGGGAGAAACGCTGGCGGTCATCGGCCGGTCGGGTTCCGGTAAAAGCGTACTCATCAAACATGCGGTGGGCCTGCTCACACCCGACGAGGGGCGCGTGCTTGTGGACGGCGCCAATATCCATGAGGTGTCCTACAAGGAGTTGCGGCGTATCCGACGCAAGTTCGGTGTGCTGTTTCAGGGTGGAGCGCTGTTTGATTCGATGTCCGCTTTCGAGAACATTGCTTTTCCGCTGCGCACCTTCACAGGAAAATCCGATGAGGCTATCCGGAGCCGCGTCGAAGAGTGCCTCGACATGGTGCAATTGCCCGATATCGATAAAAAAATGCCGTCCGAACTGTCGGGAGGCATGCAGAAGCGCGTAGCACTGGCCCGGGCCATTGCACTGGAACCCAAATACATCATATACGACGAGCCGACGAGCGGCCTCGACCCTGCAACGTCCAACCGTATCGATGAGCTCATTCTGTCACTGAATGAGAAGTTGCGCGTAACCAGTATCGTGATAACGCACGACATGCATTCGGTACTTGCCATTGCTGACCGGGTCGCCTTTATCCATCAGGCCCGGATCGCCTGGACCGGAACTGTAGACGATATCCACCGAAGCGATCACGAATCTCTGCTTGATTTCGTCCGGGCCAACGAATACGTGATCGGAGAACAGACTTCCGCATCGGAAGTATCCCTGCATCCCTAA
- a CDS encoding MCE family protein, with product MSIPVKYSKELIVGLSLAAAVVVFALGIRFLQDVPLFRSTYVLYTHFESAGELSGSSSVRINGVNVGTVGNVRLDTDNRVRVRLHLDDSIHIPEGSHAEIGGISALGNNYVVIFPGPPGNPPIADGGYIEGISAPDAFEAVTERSVRLTENVEEALANANLLLEDTGLLIGETGADIRPTLRALREVTDALARTLREEQESVREIISNVETVSEDLSRISGASADTLAQTLQRLDHIAMYLENSLETLEGTTHNLDEILDKINNGDGTIARLLNDPTLYIQMGSTLGALDALLKDLQENPRKYLRHMDIVDVF from the coding sequence ATGTCCATCCCTGTGAAGTACTCCAAAGAACTGATCGTCGGTCTGAGCCTCGCCGCTGCGGTGGTTGTTTTTGCACTGGGCATCCGTTTCCTGCAGGATGTGCCGCTTTTCCGCAGCACGTACGTACTCTACACCCATTTCGAATCGGCCGGTGAGCTTTCAGGAAGCAGCTCCGTACGCATCAATGGGGTCAATGTGGGCACGGTGGGAAATGTCCGGCTGGACACGGATAATCGGGTGCGCGTCCGGTTGCACCTCGATGACAGTATCCATATCCCGGAGGGATCCCATGCCGAAATTGGCGGCATTTCCGCCTTGGGTAATAATTATGTGGTTATTTTCCCCGGCCCTCCGGGCAACCCGCCGATAGCCGACGGCGGATACATCGAGGGTATCAGTGCGCCGGATGCCTTTGAAGCGGTGACGGAACGAAGTGTCCGCCTTACCGAAAATGTCGAGGAAGCCCTGGCGAACGCAAACCTCCTCCTTGAAGATACCGGCCTCCTGATCGGGGAAACCGGCGCCGATATCCGTCCGACGCTCCGGGCTTTGCGAGAAGTCACGGATGCCCTGGCCCGCACGCTGCGCGAGGAACAGGAATCCGTAAGAGAGATCATCAGCAACGTCGAGACCGTTTCAGAGGACCTTTCCAGAATCTCGGGCGCCAGTGCGGACACACTGGCTCAGACGCTGCAACGCCTCGACCATATAGCGATGTATCTCGAAAATTCTCTGGAAACGCTCGAAGGCACCACGCACAACCTGGACGAGATTCTGGATAAAATCAATAACGGCGACGGCACAATAGCCCGGCTGCTGAACGATCCGACCTTGTACATCCAGATGGGCTCCACGCTCGGGGCGCTCGACGCCCTGCTGAAAGACCTGCAGGAGAATCCTCGCAAGTATTTGCGGCACATGGACATTGTGGACGTTTTTTAG
- a CDS encoding ABC transporter permease, protein MTYTLTWFLRPFTILGRYSLLIFQAFVSPDDFRTYRKNIFDQMMRIGVESIPIVALAAAFSGAVTTVQVSYQLVSVFLPATVIGSVVAPSMILELGPVVTGFILAGRVGARIAAELGTMRVTEQIDALEAMGLNSISYLIAPRILAGIIMFPMLYVAACAIGIGGGIAVANLGGYLTTQEFVQGARDFFRPFDPYFGLSKAFVFGFIITSVSCYMGYFTAGGAEGVGKSTTQAAVMSCVFILIADLVLAVTLL, encoded by the coding sequence ATGACGTACACGCTTACCTGGTTTCTGCGTCCCTTCACCATCCTGGGGAGATATTCGCTATTGATCTTCCAGGCGTTTGTATCGCCGGACGATTTTCGCACGTACCGCAAGAACATCTTCGACCAGATGATGCGCATCGGCGTGGAATCCATCCCCATCGTTGCGCTGGCCGCCGCTTTTTCCGGCGCCGTGACCACGGTACAGGTGTCTTACCAGCTCGTTTCGGTCTTCCTGCCCGCCACCGTCATCGGATCGGTCGTGGCGCCCTCCATGATTCTGGAGCTCGGGCCTGTAGTCACGGGATTCATCCTGGCAGGGCGCGTCGGCGCGCGCATTGCCGCCGAACTGGGGACCATGCGCGTCACGGAGCAGATCGACGCCCTCGAGGCAATGGGTCTCAACTCAATAAGCTACCTCATCGCGCCCCGGATCCTCGCGGGCATCATCATGTTTCCGATGCTCTACGTGGCGGCCTGCGCCATCGGCATCGGAGGCGGTATCGCCGTAGCCAACCTCGGCGGTTATCTGACCACGCAGGAATTCGTACAGGGCGCCCGGGACTTCTTTCGTCCATTCGATCCGTACTTCGGCTTGAGCAAGGCATTCGTTTTCGGATTTATCATTACCTCCGTATCCTGTTATATGGGGTATTTTACGGCCGGCGGCGCCGAGGGCGTCGGCAAAAGCACCACGCAGGCGGCCGTGATGAGTTGCGTTTTTATTCTCATTGCAGACCTGGTCCTCGCCGTCACGCTGCTGTAA